A window of Roseburia hominis A2-183 genomic DNA:
GCACCAGTGACGCCCACATCCTTGGTTGGAGACTTGAGACCGAACAGACCGATCATATTGGCCACGCCGATATACAGCCCTACGGTCATCAGATATGGGATATACCCCTTTCCATCCTCCCCCAGGAGATCATAAAAGAAGTTGTATAAGCCTCCCACTACCGTTTCCAGTACAACCTGTTTCTTGCCGACATTCTCTACTTTCAGGTTGCGCACAAGAATGATCGAGCCGAGCAGCAGCACTGCCATGATGACCCATGTGACCACGACCGACTCTGCCACAGGGATCCCGCCAAAAACAGGGATCGTGAACGCAGTCTCACAGTTCAGCTCTTCCATCAGCTGCTTTGATAGCTCCTCCGTATTACCACTTCCTTTCTCTTTTTTTGTGTTCCTATTTTATGAAGTTTCCCATTAAATGTCAATTTCGTCAAAAGTTCTAATTTTGCGTTCTGTTTTTGTGCAATATGCATGCATAGATTGTGATTTTTTTCACATTTTCCGCCTTTTTACAAATTGAAAATTGCAAAAATATACATTCAGTCAAAAATGTCTTCCAATGTTTGTAAAAAATATCGGTTTCCATAGATAGAACTTTCTATCTATTTGAACGGACTTCCTACCTATTTTGACCTTTCCTTAACAAATACGCCCAAAAAGAGGCAGCCGTCCCTTTTCGTGAAGCTGGATTTTGACAAGTAGCATTATAAGGAACTCGCACTTTGCGGTTTCCGTTGGAAATGCAGATGGAAATTCGGTCAAAAAATATGGCATTTCTAACCAGCCAGATGTTTGCATCTTCGATGATCCGTGTCTTTCCAAGTTTGGAACAATCCGCGGGTCAGGTCCGCCCATTGTCTCCGGTGTGCCGGACATGCACCCGTCGGATAGTCAAAACGTGGAAGAGACACGGAATCTGATGCAAACATCCAACTGGTAGAAATGCTCACATTTTTCTCCAACGAATATTCCATCTGCATTTCCAACGGAAATCTGCATATGTGCTTCTTATAATGCTGCTTATCACATGAGCTGCACGAAAAAGGGGCTGCACGCTTAATGTGCAGCCCCTTAACAAGCCTATATTATTTTCTTCTGGACTCAAGTTCTTTTACGTTTGCCTCTACCTTCGCCTTAGAAAGCGGATATATAAGTAACAGTGCCAGTCCGCATAATGCATAGATGATTGCCGGGAAGAAGGTGGACAGATTGTAGATTCCATTTGCAACTTCCTGCGTCTGGCTTGTTGCCAGCTCATCATAACCGATCCAGCCAAGTGCCCATCCGGAAAGTCCGCCCGCAATTGCCTGACCGATCTTTCTTGCGAAAGAGTACATACCGTATACGGTACCATCATCTCTGGTGTGATTCTTCACTTCCATGTCATCGATAACGTCCGTTACCAGTGCCCAGCACTGCATCTGGAAGAAATACATACCGATCATGGCAAGGAATGCCAGTCCGACGAACAGCCATACATTCTTTACATGCAGTACGCCAATAATAAAATATAATCCTGCGGAGATAAACATTCCGATAAGACTGCACTCTTTCTTTCCGTACTTCACGGCAAGCTTTGTGGACACTGCGGAAAGTACAAGCACGCACGGAAGCATCAGCAGCGAATATACGGATAATGCTGCAGTGTTCTTAAAGTAATCTGCAAACAGATACTGGTTGATGCCCTGGGACATTAAAGATGCCAACAACAACAGCACTGCCGAGAGAATCAGGCCCATCAGCGATCTGCTGGAAAACAGTGCGGAAACCGTCTGTCCGAACGTCTTCTTCTGGACATCCGGCTTCGGTACATACGCGACACGTTCTGTTGTCAGCGTATAGCATAACAGATAGCAGATAACGGCAAGTACGGAAAAGATTCCTGCGATCATGGAAATTTTGGACGCGGATACGACCTTGTTTCCTGCCTCATCGGTGTAATATACCACCATCGGTGCAAGCATACCGATCAGGATACCTGCCAGCGTACCGCCCAGAGAACGGAACACAGATAAGGAGCTTCGGTCCTTCGGCTCGCTGGAAATAACAGATGCCATGGATCCATATGGAATATTTACGGATGTATAGAAAATGGATCCCCATAAAATGTAAGTGATGAACATGTAAGCAACTTTTGCCGCATACGGTGCATCTACCAGAAATGACTGGTACATCATGAACGATGCCAGTGCAACAAATGCGCACATACGCAGAATCCACGGACGGATGCGTCCGTTCTTGGTCGGCTTGCTGTTATCAACAATGCGTCCCATTCCGATGTCGGTAAATGCATCCAGACATCTTGCAAGCAGGAACATGGTACCTACCATACCGGCAGAGACTCCCATGACCTTTGTGTAAAATACCATTACATAGCTGCTGGCGAAAATGAATGTAAAATCATTCGCAATATCACCGCACATGTAACCGATTTTGTCCTTTACGCCAAACGGCTTGGTGTTTGTGTTTCCCATAATGCGCCTCCTGTAGCAGACCGCCCCATGCGGTCTCTTTGATGGTTTTATTATAGCAACTTCCCTTTCCCTGTACTTTGCCTTTTTTTGTTTGACACGGATTATTTTTGTGTTATATTTATTTTGTACTAAAATTTTTTCACGTTGTTATTTGCAGCTAACAGTTCCTGGATCAAGCAAGGAGGATTCTTATGGCATTGCCCTATATTTCCGTGGAGGACTGTTTTCCGGTCATCCGCCAGACCATCTTAGACACCTACAAAGTCGACTCTTTTCTGATGCATTATCCCTACTCCGATCTGGAGCGGCTGGACATGGGGCTTCGCAAAATGGTCTGGGGAACCTATTCCACAAATTCTGCCATCTTCTCCCTGTCTCCCGAACAGGATGCCTGGCAGATTATCGTGTTAAAAAGTGTTCTGGGCTTTTACAATCTGATTATCACAGTTACAAACGAGGAGCATCCCGATATGTTTGGCTTCATGCCGTTCCGTACCGAACCTGCAACTCCGGCTGTCATCAACCGCATCATGAAGGAGAACGGCATTCCGCCACAGTATACATCCAGCATGCAGCAGGTCTACTACAATCTTCCCGTCGTGGAAATGCAGAGTCTGATCACCACACTGCAGCATCTGATCACTGCATTTATCCCCGGGTTTGCAGCCAATCACGTCGAGTATATCAATTATACCTCCGAACAGCACGAAGTTGACTTTAACGAGGAACGGATTCACAAATTTACTTCCGATTATATGGCAAACCTCGCCGAACACATAAAATCCTGTGGCGATGCTGTCATCACCGGTGATCAGACAGCCTCCTCCGAAAGCATGAAATCCCTGTTGAATTTTGCGGTTTCTTTTTCCGAGACACCACTCTCCCAGTTAAAGGAATATCTCTCCTACATCAACACTTTTCTGTCTGCCAAAATGATGGACACACAGGTGCATCCCGCCTATATCTTTAAGCAGATGCATACCTTTCAGCTTAAAATTAACGAAACCGTGCAGGCGCAGGAACTGCAGCATCTTCCTTATGAAATGGTACGCAAATACTGCCTGCTCGTGAAAAACTTTACCTATGACAATTATTCCTATCTGATACGAAGCGTGGTCAATTATATCAACCAGCACCTGTCCTCGGAATTATCGCTCGCCACGCTTGCTTCGGAATTTGGCAAAAATGCTTCTTACCTCTCCAGCGAATTTAAAAAGGAAGTCGGCGACACACTCACAACTTATATCAACAAGCACCGCATTCTCGCCTCGCTGCGTTACTTTAACACCACGGACATGAGCGTTGCGGAAGTATCCAACGCCGTCGGCTACACCGATATGGGCTATTTTTCACGCCTCTTCCGGAAATATGTAGGACAGAGTCCTCGCGAATACAAAAAGATGCTGGATAAATGACATTTTATGCCCCTTTATCTGCGTTCTTCCAGATACCACTCCGCTTCCCGCACCGTATCCACCAGAACCTCCATCGCCTCCAGCGGATATTCTCCCACAGCGGTCTCGCCCGTCAGCATCACAGATGCCGCGCCCTGCTGCACCGCGCGGAATATATCGGACACTTCCGCCCGCGTCGGCACCGCCCGGTGCTCCATGGAGGCGAGCATCTGCGTGACAACCATAAACGCGCGCCCGTGCTTTCTGCACTGAGCCGCAATCTCCTCCTGCGCGCACGGAAGCTTTGCCAGGGGCATCGCATTCCCCAGATCTCCTCTGGCGATCACGATCTCATCGCAGTGTGGCAACAGCTCCCCCAGATGCTCCATTCCCTGCAGATTCTCAATCTTTGCGAAAATGCGGATGTCCCCGGCATCCTCATTTATTAAAGCTTCTTTTAAGTTCTTTAAGTCTTCTTGATTTCTCACGAATGGAAGCATGACCCCTGTGATCCTGCACTGCTTTACTCTGGCAAGATTCCTGTAATCACGCTCCGTCAGCGTCGGTGTCTGTATCTCCACACCGGGCGCCGCGATACTTTTCCCGCTTTTTAAGACGCCGCCCCGCACAACGGTACATTCCACCGCGACAGACGATCCGCAGCGGAATTGTTCTTCTACTTTTAATGCAATCCTGCCGTCGTCCAGCAAAATCTCCTGTCCGGGCGCAAGCGCCACAAGCAGCGTTCCCGGCACCGGAATCTCCGTCGGATCAAACAGATTGTTTTGTCCGTCCGCCACAAGGCTCAGACCGTCTCCCTCTTTTAAAAGACGTTCTGCCCCAAGCGTACCGATGCGGAGCTCCGGTCCCCGCAAGTCAATCAGAATCTCTGGCGTTCCGTCATGCAGCCGGCTCCATGCGCTGTGGATGCCGGAGATCCACGCATCCGCTTCTTCCAGATCCGCATGGGACAGATTGATTCTAATTCCTGTCATTCCTTTTTCAAACAAATGAACCAGCATCTCTGTATCACAGCATGCTGGTCCGATGGTTCCGTAAATTTTTGTCTTCATTATACTCTTCTCTCCGCGCAGCTGCTCTGCTGCGCCGCCCGTGATTCGATCGTGCGGCAGATTCTCCCGCCGCTTGTTCTATAGCATCTTTTTCTTACGCAGTATCAGCATCGTGATAATGCAGATCAACAGAGTCAGCACACAGATCAGCAAAAATCCGTGCGGCGTATTAGCAAACGGCATCCACCGCTCATCCACGTTCATTCCATAGATACCGGAAATGACCGTCGGAATCGCCATGACAATCGTGATTGAGGTCAGATACTTCATGACGTTGTTCAGGCGGTTGTCAATCACGGAGGACATCAGTTCTCTGGTACCGTTGATGATGTCACGGTAGATGGAAGTCATCTCGATCGCCTGCTGGTTCTCGACTATAACATCCCCCAGAAGCTCCGTATCCTCCGGGTACTGCTCCAGTCTCTTATAGCGCGTCAGCCGGTCTAACACCACGCCGTTTGCACGCAGGGATGTGGCAAAATAGACCAGCGTGGACTCCAGTTCGTGCAGATCAATCAGATCCACGTCCTCGGTGTGTTGTCCGATCCGCTCCTCAATCTCCGTACGGCGCTTATCAATGATGCGCAGATTGGTCTGGTAGATCGTCGCGGTGCGGTACAGAATCTGGTACACAAAGCGCAGGCGCTTTTTCGTGCTGAACTCCTTCACGCGGTTGATCACAAAATTCTTGAGCACCGGCGTATCCTCCGTGCACACCGTCACGATCACATCCTGCGTTAAGATAATGCCGAGAGGGATTGTCGTGTAGGACTGCTTATCGTGCCGGATCTCTGTCGTCGGAACGTCCACCAGAATCAGCGTATATCCGTCCTGCAGCTCGATACGGGAGCTTTCCTCCTCATCGAGTGCTGCCTTGATATCGTCGATATCCACATTCAGCACATCGGCAATCTCCTCACATTCCTCCTGCGTGGGACTGATCATCCGCACCCACACGCCGTCCTGCAGCTTCTCCTCCTCATGTATCACCTGATTATCGGTCATAAAATATTTCATCATAGCTTTTGCCCTATATCCTCTCTACCTGTCATATAGAATCTGATATGCATTCAGACTGAGTTTTCTTCCAAACTTTGTCCCTGCATTTTTAATCTGACCGCAATACTCAAATCCATACACCTCATGCAGATGAATGCTCGCCGCATTCTCACTGGTGATTAAAGAGATGACCGTGTCAATCTCGTCACACTCTGCTGCATAGGCAAGCACTTTCTCCATCAGGCTGCGGCCGATGCCACGCCCTCGATAATCCTTGTGTACATAAATTGAAATCTCCACCGCAGGGTCAAATGCCTTGCGGTCCCTGTAACGGGAAAGCGACGCATATCCCGCCACCTTGCCGTCCTCCACATCAACATAAATGACATAGCGCCCGTTATGCTCCGCAAACCATGCCTTCCGGTTCTCCATGTTTTTGACTTCCGTATCAAACGTTGCCGTCGTGTGAAGAATCGCTTCATTATATATATCCATCAATGCAGAAATATCCTGCAGTACCGCTCTGCGTATCATTCTCTTACCAGCTTTCGTGTCCTAAAATGTCTCTGTAACAGAAAACGCCTTCGGAATCCGAAGGCGTTTTCCCTTTTTTATCATATCACAGTTTTTCTGGCACTTCTACGCTAAATTTGCAAAATCACAGGAAATCACGCGCCACGTTTCCGCTCCGGAAGCTGCGCCAGAATGATTGCAGCAAACATCAGCACACAGCCGGAAAGCTCACGTACCGAGAGCGCCTGCCCTAATATTACCCAGCCTGCAATCAATGAAATTACCGACTCCAGGCTGAGGATTAAGGACGCCACCGTTGGGTTCATGCCACGCTGTCCGACAATCTGGAGTGTGTACGCCACGCCACAGGAAAAAACACCTGCGTACAGCACAGGAACCCACGCCTGCAGAACCGCTCCCATATCCGGTTTCTCAAACAGCCACATGCAGACCGCCGACAGCAGTGCACACACAAAAAACTGGATGCACGACATTTTTACACCGTCCGCCAGCGGCGCAAAATAATCAATAACAAGAATGTGCGCCGAAAATGCAAATGCCGACAGCAGAACGAACAGATCTCCCTTCTGCAGGGAAAAGCTGCCATCTGTCATACATAAAATGTATAACCCCGCGACAGCCAGCGCCACAGCGGCCCAGATTTTGATTCCCGCCTTTTTTCCTAAAAAAATACTTAATATCGGCACCAGCACAATGTACATCGCTGTGATAAATCCCGCCTTGCCTACTGTTGTATACTGTATTCCGATCTGTTGCAGATTGCCTGCCACAAAAAGCATGACCCCGCAGCAGATTCCGCCAAGCAGCAGATTTTTCCGGCTTCCCGGTGTCTTTCCGGCATCCTCTTCCTTTGCACCTGTTCTATGAAACACTGCAATACATGGGATCAGCACTAGCCCGCCAATCACATTCCGCACTACGTTAAAGGTAAACGGTCCGATATAATCCATTCCAACACTCTGCGCCACAAACGCAACGCCCCAGATCGTTGCCGTCAAAAGCAGCAGCAAAGATTGTCTCATCACAAATTTATTCATCACCCTACTACAGAACGCTCCGCAGGAACTGTCTTGCCTCTGGCGTCTTCGGATTGGAAAAAATCTCCTCCGGCTTTCCTTCCTCAAGAATTCTTCCATCCGCCATAAAGACAACCTTGTCCGCAAGTCCGACTTTTCCGATCCGTTCTTTTGCAAGAGCTTCTGTCCTTCCTTTCTCCATCTTTTTTACATGAACAGGCGCCAGCATTACATTCTCAAGTACAGTCTTGTGTGGGAACAGATTGAATCTCCCGCACATAGCAGTCCGCCAGGCCGGCAATCGCCTCCTGATCATTTCTGCTCGTCTCATCGTAAAGCCCCACCGTATAAAACCCGGCTGCCTTTGCCGTCTTAATCGCATAGAGCGCATCCTCGAACACCCAGGTGTCCGCCGGGTGCGTACCAAGTGCCTTTGCCGCTGCCAGATAGATGTCCGGCCTTTCTTTTCCCGCGCCGATCTCCGTGCAGGTAAAAATCTGTTTAAAATAGCCGGCAAGTCCTGTCCGCGCGAGCGCCGCCTCCACCATCGGCCGGTTCGTCGCGGTGGCGACCGCCATCGGTATTCCCCGCTTTTTGAGCGATTCCAGATATACCGCAACGCCCGGCTTCGGCAGAACCTCATCCCGGTATGCCGCAAACACAATCGCGTCCATGTCCGTCACAATCGTATCGGGGGAATCCGGCAAACCGTACCTTTCCTTCACATACACAGCTCCGTCCCGCATGCTCATGGGAAAAAGCACATCTCCGAGCCCTTC
This region includes:
- a CDS encoding DMT family transporter; this translates as MNKFVMRQSLLLLLTATIWGVAFVAQSVGMDYIGPFTFNVVRNVIGGLVLIPCIAVFHRTGAKEEDAGKTPGSRKNLLLGGICCGVMLFVAGNLQQIGIQYTTVGKAGFITAMYIVLVPILSIFLGKKAGIKIWAAVALAVAGLYILCMTDGSFSLQKGDLFVLLSAFAFSAHILVIDYFAPLADGVKMSCIQFFVCALLSAVCMWLFEKPDMGAVLQAWVPVLYAGVFSCGVAYTLQIVGQRGMNPTVASLILSLESVISLIAGWVILGQALSVRELSGCVLMFAAIILAQLPERKRGA
- a CDS encoding magnesium transporter CorA family protein, which translates into the protein MMKYFMTDNQVIHEEEKLQDGVWVRMISPTQEECEEIADVLNVDIDDIKAALDEEESSRIELQDGYTLILVDVPTTEIRHDKQSYTTIPLGIILTQDVIVTVCTEDTPVLKNFVINRVKEFSTKKRLRFVYQILYRTATIYQTNLRIIDKRRTEIEERIGQHTEDVDLIDLHELESTLVYFATSLRANGVVLDRLTRYKRLEQYPEDTELLGDVIVENQQAIEMTSIYRDIINGTRELMSSVIDNRLNNVMKYLTSITIVMAIPTVISGIYGMNVDERWMPFANTPHGFLLICVLTLLICIITMLILRKKKML
- a CDS encoding MFS transporter, encoding MGNTNTKPFGVKDKIGYMCGDIANDFTFIFASSYVMVFYTKVMGVSAGMVGTMFLLARCLDAFTDIGMGRIVDNSKPTKNGRIRPWILRMCAFVALASFMMYQSFLVDAPYAAKVAYMFITYILWGSIFYTSVNIPYGSMASVISSEPKDRSSLSVFRSLGGTLAGILIGMLAPMVVYYTDEAGNKVVSASKISMIAGIFSVLAVICYLLCYTLTTERVAYVPKPDVQKKTFGQTVSALFSSRSLMGLILSAVLLLLASLMSQGINQYLFADYFKNTAALSVYSLLMLPCVLVLSAVSTKLAVKYGKKECSLIGMFISAGLYFIIGVLHVKNVWLFVGLAFLAMIGMYFFQMQCWALVTDVIDDMEVKNHTRDDGTVYGMYSFARKIGQAIAGGLSGWALGWIGYDELATSQTQEVANGIYNLSTFFPAIIYALCGLALLLIYPLSKAKVEANVKELESRRK
- a CDS encoding pyruvate kinase, with translation MKTKIYGTIGPACCDTEMLVHLFEKGMTGIRINLSHADLEEADAWISGIHSAWSRLHDGTPEILIDLRGPELRIGTLGAERLLKEGDGLSLVADGQNNLFDPTEIPVPGTLLVALAPGQEILLDDGRIALKVEEQFRCGSSVAVECTVVRGGVLKSGKSIAAPGVEIQTPTLTERDYRNLARVKQCRITGVMLPFVRNQEDLKNLKEALINEDAGDIRIFAKIENLQGMEHLGELLPHCDEIVIARGDLGNAMPLAKLPCAQEEIAAQCRKHGRAFMVVTQMLASMEHRAVPTRAEVSDIFRAVQQGAASVMLTGETAVGEYPLEAMEVLVDTVREAEWYLEERR
- a CDS encoding F0F1 ATP synthase subunit A, whose translation is MEELNCETAFTIPVFGGIPVAESVVVTWVIMAVLLLGSIILVRNLKVENVGKKQVVLETVVGGLYNFFYDLLGEDGKGYIPYLMTVGLYIGVANMIGLFGLKSPTKDVGVTGALALMSIVLIEFSGVHKKGVKGFLKSFAEPIPLMLPMNILEIFIRPLSLCMRLFGNILGAFVIMELIKIVAPLLVPVPLSLYFDLFDGFIQAYVFVFLTSLFIKETIE
- a CDS encoding GNAT family N-acetyltransferase — translated: MIRRAVLQDISALMDIYNEAILHTTATFDTEVKNMENRKAWFAEHNGRYVIYVDVEDGKVAGYASLSRYRDRKAFDPAVEISIYVHKDYRGRGIGRSLMEKVLAYAAECDEIDTVISLITSENAASIHLHEVYGFEYCGQIKNAGTKFGRKLSLNAYQILYDR
- a CDS encoding AraC family transcriptional regulator yields the protein MALPYISVEDCFPVIRQTILDTYKVDSFLMHYPYSDLERLDMGLRKMVWGTYSTNSAIFSLSPEQDAWQIIVLKSVLGFYNLIITVTNEEHPDMFGFMPFRTEPATPAVINRIMKENGIPPQYTSSMQQVYYNLPVVEMQSLITTLQHLITAFIPGFAANHVEYINYTSEQHEVDFNEERIHKFTSDYMANLAEHIKSCGDAVITGDQTASSESMKSLLNFAVSFSETPLSQLKEYLSYINTFLSAKMMDTQVHPAYIFKQMHTFQLKINETVQAQELQHLPYEMVRKYCLLVKNFTYDNYSYLIRSVVNYINQHLSSELSLATLASEFGKNASYLSSEFKKEVGDTLTTYINKHRILASLRYFNTTDMSVAEVSNAVGYTDMGYFSRLFRKYVGQSPREYKKMLDK
- a CDS encoding HAD family hydrolase — its product is MKGAIFDMDGTLLDSMQVWVHVGEQYLRNRGIEPEEGLGDVLFPMSMRDGAVYVKERYGLPDSPDTIVTDMDAIVFAAYRDEVLPKPGVAVYLESLKKRGIPMAVATATNRPMVEAALARTGLAGYFKQIFTCTEIGAGKERPDIYLAAAKALGTHPADTWVFEDALYAIKTAKAAGFYTVGLYDETSRNDQEAIAGLADCYVREIQSVPTQDCT